A part of Microbulbifer salipaludis genomic DNA contains:
- a CDS encoding DsrE family protein, producing MKTPVGILLALLFIAPLTLSAEFSKGPVITNYGGVAGVKQTVPLKGHEQFKVVFDVADQGDKDKANRRFENLARFLNMQARAGVPPEQIALALVVHGKAGFDLLSNPQFEKKFGIKNPNAPLLKALQEQGVTIHLCGQSAAYYGIENAHLLPGINMALSAMTANALLQQQGYTLNPF from the coding sequence ATGAAAACCCCTGTCGGCATTTTGCTTGCCCTGTTGTTCATTGCACCGCTGACCCTGTCCGCGGAGTTTTCCAAGGGGCCGGTGATTACGAATTATGGCGGTGTAGCGGGAGTAAAACAGACGGTTCCGTTGAAGGGGCATGAGCAGTTCAAGGTGGTATTCGATGTGGCGGATCAGGGTGATAAAGACAAAGCCAATCGTCGGTTTGAAAACCTCGCTCGCTTCCTGAACATGCAGGCGCGTGCCGGCGTTCCCCCTGAGCAGATTGCGCTGGCGCTGGTGGTACATGGCAAGGCAGGGTTCGATCTGCTCAGCAACCCGCAGTTCGAGAAAAAATTCGGGATTAAAAATCCCAATGCACCGCTGCTGAAGGCGCTGCAGGAGCAGGGTGTGACGATACATCTGTGTGGCCAGTCTGCCGCGTACTACGGTATTGAAAATGCGCACTTGCTACCCGGTATCAATATGGCGCTGTCTGCCATGACGGCAAATGCGTTGCTGCAGCAGCAAGGGTATACACTGAATCCATTTTAA
- a CDS encoding ATP-binding protein → MNFSSRTQFPLKRYYLPGGLAVVTLLGVSEWILTLGLPRDQQLLGAAARMLLATALVGIGCYLMYRRHHRLIARLSASLTHQEKLNARYQRELLEREATELALSDQLQFLQILIDAIPAPIFYKNAKGIYTGCNRAFELFLGKSRDDIVGRSVYGVSPGPQAKIYHEKDIELMLQRGQQVYEAQVVYADGSLHDVIFNKAAYELEDGRLGGLIGVILDITDRKSLERELVQAKEKAEFYSRSKTQFLTNMSHEIRTPLNSIVGFSQLLLNRSTRSGLPPEFGGFLEKIAISGQGLAELVNDVLDISRIEAGKIEAIDEDFQLRGLIKSILVSCESLAVKKSLHLLCDIDPRLPEFVRCDRSKLSQILINLIGNAIKFSPETSTIEIKFHRKAELADTETLLIEVIDNGIGIPAEQQALIFEPFEQVDKSADGQARGTGLGLPITRSLVELLGGEICLDSERERGTRFQVRLPLRCGSPVSPRPASDDKSPAELRGIRALIVEDNALNQALMQAFCDDVGVVTTFVTTGREGVEKALAIRPDLIFMDVQLPGLNGLEATREIRQLPEIRQVPIIGLSAAAFSEQRAAALEAGMDDYLTKPIAFAQLISAMRKHARHLENPVEPQ, encoded by the coding sequence ATGAATTTTTCATCCCGGACCCAGTTCCCACTCAAGCGCTACTATCTGCCTGGGGGCCTTGCGGTTGTGACATTATTGGGCGTCAGCGAGTGGATACTTACCCTGGGCCTGCCGCGTGACCAGCAACTTCTGGGCGCAGCCGCAAGAATGCTCCTCGCCACCGCCCTGGTCGGCATCGGCTGTTACCTGATGTATCGCAGGCACCATCGGCTCATTGCTCGGCTTTCTGCCTCGCTCACACATCAGGAAAAGCTGAACGCCCGCTATCAACGGGAATTGCTGGAGCGGGAAGCCACCGAGTTGGCGCTATCCGATCAGCTTCAGTTTCTCCAGATCCTGATTGATGCCATCCCTGCGCCAATTTTCTATAAAAATGCCAAAGGTATTTACACCGGCTGCAACCGGGCATTTGAACTCTTTCTTGGCAAGAGTCGGGACGATATTGTCGGCCGGTCAGTTTATGGGGTTTCACCGGGTCCACAGGCGAAGATCTACCACGAAAAAGACATTGAACTGATGCTGCAGCGGGGGCAGCAAGTCTACGAGGCGCAGGTGGTCTATGCCGATGGCAGCCTGCATGACGTCATATTCAACAAGGCAGCCTATGAGCTGGAAGATGGTCGACTGGGCGGGCTGATCGGCGTTATTCTGGATATTACGGATCGTAAATCGCTGGAGCGGGAGCTGGTGCAGGCCAAAGAAAAAGCAGAGTTCTATAGCCGCTCCAAGACCCAGTTTCTCACCAACATGAGTCACGAAATCCGCACGCCGCTTAACAGCATAGTGGGTTTCAGCCAGTTACTGTTGAACCGCAGTACGAGGTCTGGCCTCCCACCCGAATTTGGCGGATTTCTGGAAAAAATTGCGATCAGTGGCCAGGGGCTAGCGGAGCTGGTCAATGATGTGCTGGACATTTCCCGCATCGAGGCCGGAAAAATCGAAGCCATCGACGAAGACTTTCAACTACGTGGCCTGATCAAAAGCATCCTTGTTTCCTGTGAGTCGCTTGCCGTCAAAAAGTCACTGCACTTGTTGTGCGATATTGATCCGCGGCTGCCCGAATTCGTCCGCTGCGATCGCAGCAAGCTGTCACAGATACTAATCAACCTGATTGGCAATGCCATCAAGTTTTCACCCGAAACGAGCACGATTGAAATCAAATTTCATCGAAAAGCGGAACTGGCGGACACAGAAACTCTACTCATCGAAGTTATTGATAATGGAATTGGTATCCCGGCGGAGCAGCAGGCGCTTATCTTTGAGCCGTTCGAGCAGGTAGACAAGTCCGCCGATGGACAAGCCCGGGGCACCGGTCTTGGGCTTCCCATTACCCGCAGCCTGGTGGAACTTCTGGGCGGCGAGATCTGTTTGGACAGCGAACGCGAACGAGGAACCCGCTTTCAGGTGCGGCTACCACTGCGCTGTGGAAGTCCGGTATCTCCACGGCCGGCCAGTGATGACAAATCCCCTGCAGAACTGCGAGGCATCAGGGCGCTGATTGTCGAAGACAACGCGCTCAACCAAGCACTGATGCAGGCCTTCTGCGATGATGTAGGCGTAGTCACCACATTTGTTACCACCGGGCGTGAGGGCGTCGAAAAAGCACTGGCGATACGCCCCGACCTGATATTTATGGATGTCCAGTTACCCGGCCTGAACGGTCTTGAGGCCACCCGGGAAATCCGTCAGCTACCGGAAATCCGACAGGTTCCAATTATCGGTCTCTCTGCCGCTGCCTTCAGTGAACAGAGAGCTGCCGCACTGGAAGCTGGCATGGATGACTACCTGACCAAGCCCATTGCCTTCGCCCAGCTGATTTCTGCTATGCGGAAGCACGCACGTCATCTAGAGAATCCCGTCGAGCCCCAGTAA
- a CDS encoding NYN domain-containing protein, whose protein sequence is MDTSDQNPKPCDVEKIAIFVDVQNVYYTTRQAFRCNFNYNAFWSRATQGRQATTAIAYAIDRGDPKQREFQNILRAIGFEVKLKPYIQRSDGSAKGDWDVGITIDALEHGSAADTVILVSGDGDFDLLVKKLRHDHNKQVEVYGVRALTAGTLIDAASTFIPIDNELLLR, encoded by the coding sequence ATGGATACCAGTGATCAGAATCCGAAACCCTGTGACGTCGAAAAAATAGCGATTTTTGTAGATGTGCAGAATGTGTATTACACAACCAGGCAGGCATTCCGCTGCAACTTCAATTACAACGCTTTCTGGTCCCGAGCCACACAGGGGAGGCAGGCAACCACCGCCATTGCCTACGCCATTGATCGCGGTGATCCTAAGCAGCGGGAATTTCAAAATATACTCCGGGCCATCGGCTTCGAGGTAAAGCTGAAACCCTATATTCAGCGATCCGATGGCTCGGCAAAAGGCGACTGGGATGTGGGCATCACCATCGATGCGCTGGAACATGGGAGTGCCGCAGACACCGTCATTCTGGTCTCCGGCGACGGGGATTTTGATCTTCTGGTGAAAAAGCTGCGCCACGACCACAACAAACAAGTAGAAGTGTACGGGGTTCGCGCGCTGACCGCGGGCACACTGATCGACGCAGCGAGCACATTCATTCCCATCGACAACGAACTGCTACTGCGCTGA